Below is a genomic region from Kribbella qitaiheensis.
CAGTGCGAGAGGTGCTCGTCCAGCAGTTCCAGCGAGAACGACTGGAGTGCCTTCGTCGCCGCCGAGACCTGGGTGAGGATGTCGATGCAGTACTTGTCCTCCTCGACCATCCGCTGCAGCCCTCGAACCTGGCCCTCGATCCGCCGCAGCCGCTTCAGATGGCTCGACTTCTCCGAGGTGTATCCGTGCACGTGCTCGGCGGGCTGTTCTTCGGTGGTCATGGCGGTTCCTCTTCTCCCAGCTACCCCATGGGGGTATGTCGACACCTAAAAACTACCCCCTCGGGGTATCTAACGCAAGTCCCTGCGGATACCGGGAGGGGGTAAGGGTCGATTCTTGTACTTCGGGTGCTGGGCTGTTCGGTTACCCCTGGTGAACCAACCATTCTGAGAGGGTGAGCGTCTCCTTACCCAGGGAGTACCGATGAGAGGGGCGGCATGCCGGAGCTGGCGGTCAGTACAAGGGGGTTGCGGAAGACGTACCGCACCCGGCGGGGCCGGAAGGTGGTCGCCGTCCAGGGGCTCGACCTCGACGTACCGATCGGGGGCGTGCACGGCTTCCTCGGTCCGAACGGTTCCGGCAAGACGACCTCGATCCGGATGCTGCTCGGCCTGATCCGGGCGGACGCGGGCACCATGACGGTCTTCGACCAGGTGGTGCCGCAGCACCTGCCGGACGTGGTCGGCCGGGTCGGCGCGATCGTCGAGTCGCCGAAGTTCTTCCCGGCCTTCACCGGCCGCAAGAACCTGGAGATGCTCGCCGACGCGATCGGCGCGCCTCGCCGGCGGGTCGGCGAAGTACTCGACGAGACCTCGCTGGGGGAGCGCGGCAAGGACCGGTTCAAGAGCTACTCGCTCGGCATGAAGCAGCGGCTCGCGATCGCGGCGACGCTGCTCAAGGAGCCGGACCTGCTGATCTTCGACGAGCCCACCAACGGCCTCGACCCGGCCGGGATCCGGGAGATCCGCGAGACGATGCGCGGTCTCGGTGACCAAGGCCGGACCGTCCTGGTCAGCAGCCACATCCTCGCCGAGGTCGAGCAGGTCGCGGACACCGTCTCGATCATCGGCCATGGCCGGTTGCTCGCCTCCGGGACCGTCGCCGAAGTGATCGGCAGCAGTGCGGCCAGCACGGTGAAGGTTGCCGTTGACAGCCACGAGTCGGCTACCCGGATCCTGACCGCGGCCGGCCTGACAGTGCGGGTCGACGGCAATTATCTGCTGGTCGACGGCGCGGAGAATTCGGCGGATGTGACCAGAAGGCTTGCCCAGCAGGAGCTTTACGTGTCCGAACTGATCCCGGTCCGGGCCGACCTGGAATCGGTGTTCCTCGAGCTCACCGCCGACGAAGGCCTGGGAGGCACCCGATGATCCGGCTCACCCGAGTCGAACTCCGCCGGCTGGTCTCCCGCCGGCTGACCGTGATCGGTGTCGCCGCGCTGCTGCTGATCACCGGCGTACTGCTGTTCGCCACCTGGAACAACTCGAAACCCTTGTCGGCGGCGGAACAACGCAACGCGCAGGTCAACTTCGAGCAGGCGCAGAAGGACTGGCAGCTGAACGGCGAGCAGTACAAGAAGGACTGCGAGCAGGGCTGGCAGTCGCAGCCCGATCCGAAGCCGAAGCTCGAGGAGTACTGCCGGCTCACCCCTCCGTCGCTCGACCAGTTCGGCAAGCCGCAGGTGAAGTTCACCGAGGTGATGCCGGACCTGTTGCTCGGCTCGTCGTACCTACTGGCGTTCGCGGCCTTCGTGATCGGGGCGAGCTTCGTCGGTGCCGAGTTCAGCAGCGGCTCGATCAGCAACTGGCTCACCTTCGAACCCCGCCGGCTCCGGGTGTACGGCAGCAAGTTGGTCGCCGCCGCGACCGGCATGCTCCCGGTCGCGGCGGTGGCGCTCGCGATCCTGCTGGCCGGTACCTATCTGATCGTCAACGCGATGGGCTCCACCGCCGGTACGACGGGCAAGGTCTGGGGTGACCTCGCAGGTACGGCCGGACGCGCCGTCGTGATGGCCGCTGCCGCAGGCGCGCTCGGCGGCATCTTCGCGTTGCTGCTTCGGCACACCGCGGCCGCCGTCGGAGTCGCGATGGGCTATCTCGTGCTGGTCGAAGGGGTGTTCGGCAGCTTCCTCGCCAAGGCCCAGCCGTGGCTGGTGAAGCTGAACTTCGACGCCTGGATCAGGCACGACACCACGTACTACGTCGACAACTGCAGGTCCGTCCCCGACGGTGGCTACAGCTGCGAGAGCATCGAGAAGACCCTCACCTTCGAGCACGGTGCCTGGTACCTCGGAATCGCGGTCGTGGTGCTGATCGCCCTCGGCGCCGGCGTCTTCCACCGACGGGACATCACCTGACCCGGCTTGTATCCGAAGTCGCGGCCGGGATCGGCGAAAGTACTGGCGTTCTGGTCGACGGAGTGACCGGACGGTACTTCGAGGACTGCAACGAAGCCGGACCGCATCGGGCTGGTGTTCGCCGGGGAGTGGCCGATTATGCCGTCGATCCGGCGAGCGCGGAGCGCCATTGGCGGGTCTCGCTGGAGCTGCTGGCGACGGCTTCGTAGTACGGGGCGTACGTAGTACGAGGTGAACGAACGCCGGCCCCGGGTGGAAGAACCACCCGGGGCCGGCGTCGCGTAGTACGGGAAATCAGGCGACGAGCCGCTCTTCGGTCGAGGTCGAGAACAGGTGCAGCTTGTCCGTCTGCGCCTCGAGGTGGATCAGCGAGCCCTTCTCGACGTTCATCCGGGCGCCGATCTTGGCAACGATCTGCTGGTGGTTGCCGTCGTGCTCGGCGGTGCCGTAGAGGAACGCGTCAGCGCCGAGCTCCTCGATCACGGCGACCTTCACCGGCAGGCCGACGTCGGAGACCTTGAAGGCCTCCGGACGGACGCCGATCGACACGGTCTTGTCGCTGCCGGCCTTGGCCAGGATGTCGCGCGACACCGGGATCGTGTAGTCGCCGACCTTGACGCCGCCTTCGACCAGGTCGCCGGTCAGCAGGTTCATCGCGGGCGAGCCGATGAAGCCGGCCACGAACAGGTTCTTCGGGTTGTCGTACAGGTTCAGCGGGGTGTCGACCTGCTGGAGCAGGCCGTCCTTCAGCACCGCGACCCGGTCGCCCATCGTCATGGCCTCGACCTGGTCGTGGGTGACGTAGACGGTGGTGACGCCGAGGCGCTGCTGCAGCTCGGCGATCTGGGTGCGGGTCTGGACCCGGAGCTTGGCGTCGAGGTTCGACAGCGGCTCGTCCATCAGGAAGACCTGCGGGTTACGCACGATGGCGCGACCCATCGCGACCCGCTGACGCTGTCCACCGGACAGGGCCTTCGGCTTGCGGTCCAGGTACTCCTCGAGGCCGAGCAGCTTGGCCGCCTCCTGGACCCGCTTGGCGCGGTCCTCCTTGGAGACACCCTGCATCTTCAGCGCGAAGCCCATGTTGTCGGCGACCGACATGTGCGGGTAGAGCGCGTAGTTCTGGAACACCATGGCGATGTCCCGGTCTTTCGGCGGCTTGTGCGTGACGTCACGCTCACCGATGTAGATCGAACCCTCGTTGACCTCTTCGAGGCCCGCGAGCATCCGCAGCGAGGTGGACTTGCCGCACCCGGACGGGCCGACGAGAACCATGAACTCGCCGTCCTCGATCTCGAGGTTGATCTTGTCTACGGCGGGCTTGTCGGAACCGGGGTAGACCCGGGTAGCCGCCTTGAAAGAGACAGTAGCCATGACGCTTCCTTCCTTCACCGGCAGGAACGTGCCGGACGATCCGAGTAAAGGCCCCCAGTCGGGGGTTCGCCCATCCTCGCCCGGCCGGCAGCTCATGACAAGGTTTGCGGCGTGTGAGATGTCCGTACTGTTCACGGACTGGACAACTTCGAGCAGGTTGACGGCCGAACGAGCCTGCAAGTTCTTGCATGATCTTGCTGCAAATTCAGGACTCGCTGGGTAAGGTGCCGCCGTGAGTAGTAGAGCGCGGCTGGCGGACATCGCGGCCAAGGCGGGGGTCAGCGAGGCGACGGTCTCCAGGGTGCTGAACGGCAAACCCGGGGTCGCCGAGGACACCAAGCAGTCGGTTCTGACGGCGTTGGACGTGCTCGGCTTCGAGCGCCCGACCAGGCTCCGGCGCCGATCGGCCGGCCTGATCGGCCTGGTGATGCCCGAGCTGATCAACCCGATCTTTCCTGCCTTCGCGCAGGTGATCGAGTCCGCCTTGTCGCAGCGTGGTTTCACGCCGGTGCTCTGTACTCAGTCGCCGTCCGGTGCGACCGAGGAGGAGTACGTCGAGATGCTGCTCGAGCGCGGCGTCTCCGGGATCATCTTCGTCTCCGGTCTGCACGCCGATACCGGAGCTGACCATGCGCGGTACCAGTCGCTGGTGGATCGGCGGCTGCCGGTGGTCTTCGTGAACGGCTGGCTGCCTGGTGTCGAGGCGCCCTTCATCTCATCGGACGAGTACGCCGCGATGGAGCTGGCCGTCACGCACCTGATCTCGCTCGGCCATCGGCGGATCGGTTTCGCGTCCGGACCGGAGCGCTTCATCGTCGTCCAGCGGAAACTGGCCGGCTACCGAACCGCGATGAAGGCCCAGCTCGGCCTCTCGGACGACGAGGTCTCGGAGCTGGTGGAGCTGAGCATGTTCGGCGTCGAGGGCGGCGCGGCCGCGGCCCAACGATTGCTGGACGTCGGCGTCAGCGCGGTCGTCTGCGGCTCCGACATGATGGCCCTCGGCGTCATCCGCGCCGCCCGCAAACGCGGCCTCTCGGTCCCCGGCGACATCTCGATCGTCGGCTACGACGACGCCCCGATGATGGAATTCACGGACCCCCCGATGACCACGGTCCGCCAGCCCGTCCAGGCCATGGGCCTGGCGGCCGTCCAGTCCCTCCTGGAAGAAGTCCGCGGCCACGCAACCCCCCACACAGAATTCCTCTTCCGCCCCGAACTGGTAGTCCGCAACACCACCGGCCCCCACGCCAGATAATCCCCACGCAGATCCTCCGTCGTCGCTCATCAAAAGCGTTGGTGCGGCGCTCGGCTTCGAGGGTTCGGTCGGGGCCGAAGCGTTCGCGAACTAGCGTTCGGGACATGTTGAGCGATCCGGGGTATCTCGTACCGTCCGCGGCACCGGCTGCTGGAGGGGTGGCCTGGTTGCGGGGGGCGGTGGCTCGGTTCAGCAATGGGGCTGACCATGAGCGGCGGCGCGCACTGGTGGTGAGTGAGCTGGCAGCGGTCGAGCCGGAGAGCCTTCGGGAGTTGGCTGTTCGGCGCGGTACCGGAGTTGTCGAGGTGCTGGCGGAGGCGCTTGGGCTGCCGCCGTCGGTTGCCGGCGATGTCGCGGTGATCGCGAAGTCCTACCAGCCACACACCGTGATCACTCCGGCTGCGGATCAAGCCGTTGAGCGTCTTGTTCAGCTGATCGGGCCTGCTGATGAGCTGACGGCGAACCGGATCTCGTTGCTCGTCCAGGCGTGCGACGCGACTGAGGCCCTGGTGGCGAACACCCTGGCCGGCTATACCGGTCCTCCGGTGCCGAAGACTCGACGGGTTGCGCCAGATGGAGCGATCGTCGAGATCGATCTGACCGGACAACCGTTCGGTGCCGGGCCGCATGCCTGCCCGGGGAGGCTGCACGCGCTCGCCCTGGCCGACGGTCTGGTCCAAGCAAAGCGCGCTACTGACTAGCGATAGTTGCCGGACGCTCTCTGGGGCGGGGGGCTACTTCGAGGTGTGGAAGGCAGCCTTGGCACCGAAGCCCGCGAAGCCGTTGGCCCACAGTGAGTTCACCTGGGCGCGCTCGGTGGCGTCGGGGTTCGGGTTGGTGCAGGACGGGCCGGGGCCGCCGCCGGACATCAGTTCGCTGCACGGACCGGAGTAGTGGTCCGGCAGGCCGAGGACGTGGCCGGTCTCGTGGGCGGTGATGCGGACCGGGTCGTACTGCTCGGCCTGTGCGTAGTCGAGGAAGATGTATCCGCTGCCGTGGCCGTCAGTGGACGCGTACGAACCACGCGAGTCGTTGCCCTCGGTGTAGTAGAAGTCGTAGTTGCTGCCCTCGACGAGGTGCACGTTGCTGACCGAGGAGTTCCAGATCGACGTACTGGAAGAGATCTGGGACGCGAAGCTCGGTGCGTCGACCGCGTAGGTGACGGTGACGGCGGCGAGCTTGTTGCCGGCCTTGGCCTGCTTGGCACGCGCGGACTTCATCACCGCGTCGTAGAAGGCCTTGGTGGCGGCTTCGTCCTGCGGCGATCCCGTGTACGACGACACGGTGGTCGGGGCGGAACTGGCGGCGGGCGTGCTGGCCGTGGGGGCGGCCGCTGCGAAGCTGGGAACTGCCAGGGCGGCGGCTGCCAGCCCGGCAAGCGACGTCAGGATACGGCGATGCGACATGGGAGGGCCTCACTCCGTGATCTGTGGCGGAAAGCGACCGGCGGATTACTGATCGCTACAGATCGGGATGGTGCCAAGGCTTGAGGAATTTCACACCAGGTCGGGAAAAAGGCAGGGGTTAACCCTCGCTTGCCGATCCGGGGCCTATGGGATTCATAACTCGCCAGGTATGCCGACGTTCAGGATGCGGGCACCCGGTCCGCGCTCGGAGAGCCGATCCGCCTTGTTGTAAAGGTTGCAGCGCTGCAGGCTGAGGCAGCCGCAGCCGATGCAGCCGTCGAGGTCGTCGCGCAGTCGTTCGAGTTCGGAGATGCGTTCGTCGAGGCGGGAGCGCCAGGTCTTGGAGAGTTTGCTCCAGTCGGCGCGGGTCGGGGTGCGGTCGTCGGGGAGCGAATCCAGGGCCGATTTGATCTCGGCCAGGGCGAGTCCGACGCGCTGGGCTGCCTGGACGAAGGCGATCCGCCGGAGCGTGCTGCGTTGGTACTGACGCTGGTTGCCGGACGTCCGCCGGGAGGCGATCAGGCCCTGGTCCTCATAGAAACGCAAGGCCGACGCGGCGACGCCGGAGCGGTTGGCGATCTCGCCGATCGACAGCCAGTGGTCCTTGCTGAGAATGGTGTCGTCGGACATATTCCCACCCTAGAACCGCACACAAGAGCTGAACCTCACTTGAAGCTCATCATCCTTTTCGTATTACGGAGCGCGGGCTGAGGCCCTGCAGATGCGGCCGGGAGGTTGCCGACGGCGAGGTCGCGTCGGCCGGAAGTTGTCCGGGGAGCTGTTCGAGGGGAGCGGGCGGGTGGTGGGCGGACGGGGTGGTGACCGGTCGTGGTGGTGGTGGTCGGGCGG
It encodes:
- a CDS encoding ATP-binding cassette domain-containing protein; this encodes MPELAVSTRGLRKTYRTRRGRKVVAVQGLDLDVPIGGVHGFLGPNGSGKTTSIRMLLGLIRADAGTMTVFDQVVPQHLPDVVGRVGAIVESPKFFPAFTGRKNLEMLADAIGAPRRRVGEVLDETSLGERGKDRFKSYSLGMKQRLAIAATLLKEPDLLIFDEPTNGLDPAGIREIRETMRGLGDQGRTVLVSSHILAEVEQVADTVSIIGHGRLLASGTVAEVIGSSAASTVKVAVDSHESATRILTAAGLTVRVDGNYLLVDGAENSADVTRRLAQQELYVSELIPVRADLESVFLELTADEGLGGTR
- a CDS encoding ABC transporter permease subunit, which codes for MIRLTRVELRRLVSRRLTVIGVAALLLITGVLLFATWNNSKPLSAAEQRNAQVNFEQAQKDWQLNGEQYKKDCEQGWQSQPDPKPKLEEYCRLTPPSLDQFGKPQVKFTEVMPDLLLGSSYLLAFAAFVIGASFVGAEFSSGSISNWLTFEPRRLRVYGSKLVAAATGMLPVAAVALAILLAGTYLIVNAMGSTAGTTGKVWGDLAGTAGRAVVMAAAAGALGGIFALLLRHTAAAVGVAMGYLVLVEGVFGSFLAKAQPWLVKLNFDAWIRHDTTYYVDNCRSVPDGGYSCESIEKTLTFEHGAWYLGIAVVVLIALGAGVFHRRDIT
- a CDS encoding LacI family DNA-binding transcriptional regulator; translated protein: MSSRARLADIAAKAGVSEATVSRVLNGKPGVAEDTKQSVLTALDVLGFERPTRLRRRSAGLIGLVMPELINPIFPAFAQVIESALSQRGFTPVLCTQSPSGATEEEYVEMLLERGVSGIIFVSGLHADTGADHARYQSLVDRRLPVVFVNGWLPGVEAPFISSDEYAAMELAVTHLISLGHRRIGFASGPERFIVVQRKLAGYRTAMKAQLGLSDDEVSELVELSMFGVEGGAAAAQRLLDVGVSAVVCGSDMMALGVIRAARKRGLSVPGDISIVGYDDAPMMEFTDPPMTTVRQPVQAMGLAAVQSLLEEVRGHATPHTEFLFRPELVVRNTTGPHAR
- the snpA gene encoding snapalysin; translation: MSHRRILTSLAGLAAAALAVPSFAAAAPTASTPAASSAPTTVSSYTGSPQDEAATKAFYDAVMKSARAKQAKAGNKLAAVTVTYAVDAPSFASQISSSTSIWNSSVSNVHLVEGSNYDFYYTEGNDSRGSYASTDGHGSGYIFLDYAQAEQYDPVRITAHETGHVLGLPDHYSGPCSELMSGGGPGPSCTNPNPDATERAQVNSLWANGFAGFGAKAAFHTSK
- a CDS encoding ABC transporter ATP-binding protein produces the protein MATVSFKAATRVYPGSDKPAVDKINLEIEDGEFMVLVGPSGCGKSTSLRMLAGLEEVNEGSIYIGERDVTHKPPKDRDIAMVFQNYALYPHMSVADNMGFALKMQGVSKEDRAKRVQEAAKLLGLEEYLDRKPKALSGGQRQRVAMGRAIVRNPQVFLMDEPLSNLDAKLRVQTRTQIAELQQRLGVTTVYVTHDQVEAMTMGDRVAVLKDGLLQQVDTPLNLYDNPKNLFVAGFIGSPAMNLLTGDLVEGGVKVGDYTIPVSRDILAKAGSDKTVSIGVRPEAFKVSDVGLPVKVAVIEELGADAFLYGTAEHDGNHQQIVAKIGARMNVEKGSLIHLEAQTDKLHLFSTSTEERLVA
- a CDS encoding metal-sensitive transcriptional regulator; this translates as MTTEEQPAEHVHGYTSEKSSHLKRLRRIEGQVRGLQRMVEEDKYCIDILTQVSAATKALQSFSLELLDEHLSHCVVQAAQKGGAEAEEKVREASDAIARLVRS
- the soxR gene encoding redox-sensitive transcriptional activator SoxR: MSDDTILSKDHWLSIGEIANRSGVAASALRFYEDQGLIASRRTSGNQRQYQRSTLRRIAFVQAAQRVGLALAEIKSALDSLPDDRTPTRADWSKLSKTWRSRLDERISELERLRDDLDGCIGCGCLSLQRCNLYNKADRLSERGPGARILNVGIPGEL